caaaacatgacaaatattggtaaaaatttaaatttttgtgttgattttatttgacattaactgtggtaaataatattaatttatcataaattttaaattatatcattCGATCACATTAATTGAAAAGAGCGTACTGCAGTggaaatttaataattttgtttcaaactaaagtcaattattaattaattaatggggtatatatatatatatatactgattTGCTTAGTAGGAATTGCAGCAGatgaaaaaatcaaagcaaagCTCAGATCACAtggtaataaatatttggacaGTGATTGATATTAATTGTGTACTAAAGTAGCCTTCTTCATGCTCATGCATGCCCATGAggcccccacccccaccccaccccaccccatcTTCATCAATTAACTCATTAATTCTAACTTTCTGAAATTACACACCCGCCCGTCGCTATTCCTGATTTTTTCGGTGATAATTTCATATGAttgaatcatatattttttgtgttacAGGCAAACACCCCAACGTTTACGTTTTTTCTTACAAATCatcttctaatattttatttttgtaatattttgcccttttcaagaaataaaataaaaatattccgATTATATTAAGACATATGCACacttttgataaatttagtctagagtaaaattgtaatatcgcgttccaaattaaaaaaagaattagaaaaatcaaaagaggTGTGGCCAGGGCTCTAAGGGGAGGGGGCCGAAGGTGGTGGGCAGGATGTAGTGGGGTCGAAAGTGGTGGGCGGAGACTATAAGGGGCAACGGAGATGATGGTAAAATCCTAACCctattttttgaacattccaTCTTTCATACATATGATTCAATCtgtattttacataattttctgaaaattttgaatacatAGGTAGAATGACACATCAGCATTttggttgaaaattttcaatttatttaaattatatgcaAGTCATGTAAAATTGACCAATCTTATCTTTAATGTACGTAcgaaaaattgttaaattacAAAGCTTAactgtataaatatatttcaaataccACACCTCATAATTATATGActcaaattacaatttttttcttgacttAAACGAGTAGCTTTATAGAAAAACAGGCCGCAGAGTATCATGCACAAATAATGGTCatggaaatataaaaaaaaataaatgggcatagaaattattgaatattgaaaaacataattaaattatatataattgatggaGACTATGAGGTtagaaaatatgatttgatggGTCACATTCTTGAACTAGCACTATTTTTTGGGTTGCGTCTGAACGCTGACTTAGGACCACAATccatcaataattaaaaaaaacacaagaaaggaaatgaaaatgaaaattttttctctttatttcctATGATTGCAGTCCAACAGCTTCCTTTCCAGCGTTCTCAGTAGAAATCTCCAGGCGAAAATGGTCGTCataaccttttattttatgtcatTCAGTTTTGCAGGTTCTTGAGTCTCTACTTATCTACATATTTCTTGCTCTTGCCAATGAAACTtcccataattaaaaatgaccATTGTCCACTATCGTTGCCCAAGAATCAAACCAAAAATTCTTATCTAAACACCAATCAAGTTAATATCAGGGAATAagtgtgatatatttgttatgtgattgatcatttttcttaaattgtacACGACAAATTATATTGCACTAGTGTATTGAACTTGGTTTTTCGAGACTTATAAGTGTTGGGTTTTTCGAGCACGCAGAAGATTGGGTTTGTTCTAATAATCATTATTGTAAGTGTGATGAGTGTTtgcatgagttaattaattatatataatgatatgaGGTACGGCATGCTGAATTTTGACCATCATATATTGTAATTGTAGCTAAAAagtaattagtaaaatatttatacacacTTAATACTTATATGCTTCATGCACTTTTTCGatgcattaattattaattatggtaattaattaagttggtcgCTTTTCATGATTGTTAGATGGTAGATGCTATGCTACCTCTCACGTTTTGCCTTAAAAGGAACATACTGTTTGTTCCCTATACTTTTGGCACTCTCCATTAATTACCCTTCTCttccatatttaatttaccgaatTCACAATGAACTACCCATTTTtgtgtgatatatatatataggggttGGGNNNNNNNNNNggggtgggggggggggggttgaaAGGTTTATTGGGAAGTTGCTAGAGCAAAATTGAAACTTCTTTTCCAACGTTGGGTCTTTTCAAACCGATAGGTGAAgttcattaaaaagaaaaaaaggattGTTTATCGAAGCACTACTAAATCATGATAATTGCATCACATTAACACTACATGAATCTAATCATTTATAGAGAGAGTAGAACTGTAGCCTGTAGgacttaaaattttcaattgcaGTAATTACTTACAACATTAATCCACTGTTATAGACTATGTCTGTCCCATGCAAATTGATGAAGTGATTAAAgaataataagtatatatatatatatatgcatgtatgcATAGATATCTATAGTTGCACTTCAATGCATGTTCACCATTAATTATACTAATGCTCACATGGCATGCATGTGATTATCCCTAAATTTGTACTTAAGTAGGATTAGCATCCTACTCCATGTAGGCTGATTAATAACTTGTGAACCCAATGTGTGACTGAGGTTGACCTATACCTATACTATACCCCTACAAATTAATACCAATTAAACCACCATCTAACTATGAATATCAAACATAATTCAAAAGCAGAATTAAAGaggcatatatatacatagagaGAGAGTAATGAACGTCCTCTACAAcagtgtgtggtgtgtgtgtatcaCGTGAGAGAGAAGATGGATAATGATGGAATAGGTTTGAAACTTTTGAATGTTtggttgagagagagagagaaggagagggagggagggaaTTAATAACGTATTGTGGTGGGGTGGTGAGTGGAGTGGAGTGGTGTATTGTTGATTTTCAAGACATGAATCATGAGTCCGATGACGGTGCTTATGATGATGGTGATCCCCCAATTTGCCTTTTCCCCTTCTCTTTCCTCCACTCCTCCCCCTTGTgactactctctctctctctactttctcttgggggggtgggggtgggggtggggtcTCTCTTCCTACCTTCGAGCAAACGTAAAAAGCAGGATCATAAGGGGGtgggtttatatatatatatatatatatatatatatgtattactGAGTTCATAGTCAGCTTGCAATTTCTGTTATGGATAATGTGATGTCACTCAAAACTGAAAGGACCATTTTCAGTTCCTTTACTATGTAATTGGACAAAAGGAATTGTATGGAGCCAACAATAAAGACATGGAGTTGTTACTGAAATAGTATATTTCTTCATGAAATAACCTTTACTATAATGTAGGTGGAGGCTGGAGGCCTACACCTCCATATGTTTCTACAACATTCTTTACCATAATAGTAGCGTAGCATCAATTATACATGGCAACGGGGACGACCTTATTTAGACACCACTATCACAAATTAACCCTCCCTCCAAGCAACAAAAGTGAACAGAAAAAGAGGGAGGATAAGGGGACTAAAatcaaaactatatatatcttttaatacCCATTCCTATAACTCATAGCATAGTGCCAAAATAAGCCCTAATTGGTGGCTACTTCTTCCAGACAGCGTACCTATGCCCACTGGTCGCCAGTGTCCATTCCGTTCCACCGGGGCACCAAGAACCATCTCCAAtcttcatcattaatttgccTCCAATATTTGCAGCATAGAGATTTGGCTGTGCTTCAAGGATCTTGATTGATGATCGGCTGGTTATGCCTTGAAGCCTCCTAATATCGATCTGCAAAATGATACATAAAGCTTTACATGCTCAAGGTAGCTATTTGATGGATAATAATGTTAGATAGCATACCAGCTTCACAATTTGGTCATGGATTGAACTACCCCAGTCATAGAAATGGTCATAGAATAGTGCAGGTATCCCTGGATGTGTGAGTATGTAGGCGTAGCCCTGTAAAACACTGTATTAATACATAATACAGCTCCAGCAGAAAGGAAGTCACAAACTTATAGGATTTATATAACTAGAGCATACGCCCGTGCATTTCTATTGATACTAAAATTTGAGAGATATATCATGAGTACATGTCTCCTCAAGTGAATGTGATTACttaatgtcaaaatttatcggAAGAAAGGAGTTATATACAAATCTGGTGACTTGCAAAGATTTTCCTTCGTCTAGAATATTGCTTTTGCATCAGTTATTACTTATATTAGCCTTTAACGTCATACTTTGCCCGGTGATATATTGGTTACTATCTTCATTAAAGGCAAAGATAGCATGACATCTTGGCAAAAGATGTCTAAAgaacacaaaattattaaatgctCTGATCGAGAGAAGTTCTAGAGTTTACCTCCATGATATGATTTGACGGAAAAGGCCAATGAGCCTGCCATAAAAAGATAGTCAATGAGTAATGAACTTGAACCACAACATTCTCTTTGCTAAGAGATTGTCTAATCATTCCAATTAAGCAATATCGTTAGTGCAAGTAAAGCATATTTAGCATGTTCATAGCAGTACAAGTTTTATGCTTGTTTCAGTTGTACAGCTTGGACTGTCCATATcatttaacaaaagaaaaatgatttgCCTCTTTAGCCCAATCCACTGCTACAGGCCCCAAAGAAAGGGTAAAGGGACGATGGCAGCAAAACTTTTCAGGCATCACAGTGCAATTTTACATGACAAACCAATAATTGTTTTTCTACAGTGCTCTCActgttaatgtaattatagaaatactaaaataacAACTATTAGTACCTGAGTCGACCCAGTATCATGGTTATCAAGAAATGTCACAGCCCTTGAAGGCCACCACCCCATGACACCTGGTGGCTTCCCTTGAGGATCACGCAAGCGCCAAAGCTCACCTTTAACAGCTTCCTATAGGCAATACAGTAGCACATTAAGAAAGGTAAAGAACTCAAAGGTACTGAGTGGACATTTACATAATGACAAGAGTTCAAATCATAATTTGGGAAACCAACAggaaggagaaaaaaatagcTCAGTTTTTTCAACAGAAGATAAGTATTGATtgttaaaatttctttaagtTCTCTAAAGCCCACAACCCAAGCAATCTTCTTGAATAACTTTGTTCTTACCTGCAGAATCCCCTTTGTTGTGAAGTCAAATGCAGCTGATAGTTGTCCTGTGCCATCAATCCAGTTGATAATCCTTTGTCTGTGACTATCTGTACATGAATTTAGGACAAAAGTTCTTGAGTTGGCTATCGAAATTATCAAAAGTAAAGCAGCGTTGAGACCGGAACTTGGTCAATTATTTTCATGCATCAGCAAATTCACAAATATTGTATCCTAGTAATCATGGAGCCCGGATATTATGCAGAAAACTTATACCTTGGTTGTACTCCAAGTAGCTGCCTCTGTAGTTGCAAGAATCCCAATATTCCCCAACAGAAAATATCGGCTTTGCAGCCTCAATATATTCTTTCACATATTTTGGAGAATACCTAAGTAGATAGATAAATATTGGATTAGTTACAA
The window above is part of the Sesamum indicum cultivar Zhongzhi No. 13 linkage group LG2, S_indicum_v1.0, whole genome shotgun sequence genome. Proteins encoded here:
- the LOC105178122 gene encoding probable alpha-amylase 2, which codes for MGYMNNESGQNNQQNDPVAAIRDGKDVLLQAFNWESHKHDWWRTLDRKVPDIAKSGFTSAWLPPPSHSFSPEGYLPQNLYSLNSSYGSEQQLKALLNKMKSYKVRAMADIVINHRVGTTQGHGGMYNRYDGIPLAWDEHAVTSCTGGKGSKSTGDNFHGVPNIDHTQQFVRKDITNWLRWLRNTIGFQDFRFDFARGYSPKYVKEYIEAAKPIFSVGEYWDSCNYRGSYLEYNQDSHRQRIINWIDGTGQLSAAFDFTTKGILQEAVKGELWRLRDPQGKPPGVMGWWPSRAVTFLDNHDTGSTQAHWPFPSNHIMEGYAYILTHPGIPALFYDHFYDWGSSIHDQIVKLIDIRRLQGITSRSSIKILEAQPNLYAANIGGKLMMKIGDGSWCPGGTEWTLATSGHRYAVWKK